The proteins below are encoded in one region of Micromonospora pisi:
- a CDS encoding alpha/beta fold hydrolase: MRWSIAVPAALLSAGVVYEAGSRCRDRALPWRGRLVDVGGYRLRRYDVGVGAPAVVIIPGAGDCADSWLPVRQSLAPFTRVVSYDRPGLGGSEEGPPPTVDRDLTDLRRLLHDAAIRPPYVLVGHSLGGLTGCLYAQLHPAEVAGLVLVDSIPETVARDRGVLAVFVASGIMTSLFTILAPVGLTRLMLAWRKMPLYPEQTEFRTRVDATDYRRWIAAVCRGFARAAALRELRSGLRSAREAERFTFGVQEPRFGDLPLAVLTSRAYGSRWVAMNSELVTRARSSVHRLINDRSHNIHMRHPDLVVDAIQEIIARARLRATYAGRA; the protein is encoded by the coding sequence ATGCGGTGGTCGATCGCCGTGCCGGCCGCACTGTTGTCGGCCGGTGTGGTCTACGAGGCGGGTTCCCGCTGCCGTGACCGGGCGCTGCCGTGGCGGGGCCGCCTCGTCGATGTCGGCGGCTACCGGCTGAGACGGTACGACGTGGGCGTCGGGGCGCCGGCCGTGGTCATCATTCCCGGCGCCGGCGACTGCGCCGACTCGTGGCTGCCGGTGCGGCAGAGCCTGGCGCCGTTCACCCGCGTGGTCAGCTACGACCGGCCCGGCCTGGGTGGCAGTGAGGAGGGCCCGCCGCCGACGGTGGACCGCGACCTGACCGACCTGCGACGGCTCCTGCACGATGCCGCGATCCGTCCGCCATACGTGCTCGTCGGCCACTCGCTCGGCGGGCTGACCGGCTGTCTCTACGCCCAGCTCCATCCGGCGGAGGTGGCCGGGCTCGTCCTGGTCGACTCGATCCCCGAGACGGTCGCCCGCGATCGCGGTGTCCTGGCCGTCTTCGTCGCCTCCGGCATCATGACGTCGCTGTTCACGATCCTCGCGCCCGTCGGTCTGACCCGACTCATGCTCGCCTGGCGGAAAATGCCGCTGTACCCGGAGCAGACCGAGTTCCGTACCCGGGTCGACGCGACGGACTACCGGCGGTGGATCGCGGCCGTCTGCCGAGGTTTCGCCAGGGCGGCGGCCCTGCGGGAACTCCGCTCGGGGCTACGGTCGGCGCGGGAGGCCGAACGGTTCACCTTCGGCGTCCAAGAACCCCGGTTCGGTGACCTCCCGCTCGCCGTACTTACCAGCCGCGCCTACGGCAGCAGGTGGGTCGCGATGAACAGCGAGCTGGTCACCCGGGCGCGGTCCAGCGTGCACCGGCTCATCAACGATCGGAGCCACAACATCCACATGCGCCACCCCGACCTGGTCGTCGACGCGATTCAGGAGATCATTGCGCGAGCCCGGCTCCGGGCGACGTACGCCGGCCGGGCCTGA
- a CDS encoding PQQ-dependent sugar dehydrogenase: MLRRRCRPATMLAGLFVLALSAFLLPPVSVVSTAAAGAPHTRAVPLAELTVVSEQVAFGLQRPIAITGLPDGRMLIAEKNGTVRAYHPDTGLAAEPVLDLTARIDTSDNERGLLGITPAPNFARTGILYVAYTSLPSGTLTLARVPIDAPDRVQVLLTQEHAEYGNHNGGQVAFGRDGYLYWSLGDGGHANDPFKAGQNLGTLLGKIVRIDVNRTCGTKPYCVPSDNPFVRMHGARPEIWLYGLRNPWRFSVDPVDGSLWIGDVGQGMIEEINHIRPSQRGANLGWSCREGTPVFDPQQCRPGGRYTDPVFEYDHFNDNCSVTGGVVYRGFRTPEAWGTYVASDYCSTRVFAVRPKPNGGYESATIGNFPTQPTAIGTDVHGELYVLSDLPGWLNRVRFERVQPAV, translated from the coding sequence ATGTTGCGACGGCGTTGTCGCCCGGCCACCATGCTGGCCGGGCTGTTCGTTCTGGCCCTGTCTGCGTTCCTTTTGCCACCGGTGTCGGTGGTCAGCACCGCCGCGGCCGGCGCACCCCACACCCGCGCGGTGCCACTCGCTGAGCTGACCGTGGTGTCCGAACAGGTGGCTTTCGGTCTGCAGCGTCCGATCGCGATCACCGGGCTACCAGACGGCCGGATGCTGATCGCGGAGAAGAACGGCACCGTACGCGCCTACCACCCCGACACCGGCTTGGCGGCTGAGCCGGTACTCGACCTGACCGCCCGGATCGACACCTCGGACAACGAGCGCGGCCTTCTCGGCATCACGCCTGCGCCGAACTTCGCGCGGACCGGGATCCTCTACGTGGCCTACACGAGCCTACCGTCCGGCACGCTGACCCTGGCGCGAGTGCCCATCGACGCTCCCGACCGGGTGCAGGTGCTGCTCACCCAGGAGCACGCCGAGTACGGCAACCACAACGGTGGACAGGTGGCGTTCGGCCGCGACGGCTACCTCTACTGGTCCCTCGGCGACGGCGGCCACGCGAACGACCCGTTCAAGGCCGGTCAGAACCTCGGCACCCTGCTCGGCAAGATCGTACGGATCGACGTCAACCGCACCTGCGGGACGAAGCCCTACTGTGTGCCCTCCGACAACCCGTTCGTCCGGATGCACGGCGCGCGACCAGAGATCTGGCTCTACGGGCTGCGCAACCCGTGGCGGTTCTCCGTCGACCCGGTCGACGGCTCGCTGTGGATCGGTGACGTCGGCCAGGGCATGATCGAGGAGATCAACCACATCCGCCCGTCGCAGCGTGGGGCGAACCTCGGCTGGTCCTGCCGGGAAGGCACCCCGGTGTTCGACCCGCAGCAATGCCGGCCGGGCGGGCGGTACACCGACCCGGTCTTCGAGTACGACCACTTCAACGACAACTGCTCGGTGACCGGCGGCGTGGTGTACCGAGGGTTTCGGACCCCCGAGGCATGGGGGACCTATGTCGCGAGCGACTACTGCTCGACCCGGGTGTTCGCCGTGCGTCCCAAGCCCAACGGCGGCTACGAGTCCGCCACGATCGGCAACTTCCCCACCCAGCCGACCGCGATCGGCACCGACGTGCACGGCGAGCTGTACGTGCTCAGCGACCTCCCGGGATGGCTGAACCGGGTGCGGTTCGAGCGGGTCCAGCCTGCTGTTTAA
- a CDS encoding carboxypeptidase-like regulatory domain-containing protein, producing MLKRLLSAGLFAVGLILVVPATQASAAQISGPLEPQTGTVRGVFTDRSGNPIVHASVSTSSLTYNHWQRSAYTDAQGRYQMDDVPAGPVTIYFSDGTISQYAPGKPNADEAQRYTVVPGLATVVDERQVPTGTVQGRLTDQTGNPVAQASVYLDAEPYSYFASGATTDADGRYSITHVPAGEVTLQFVKFPFRVWAHQEHGQAAAKRFTLRGNQTLTVDESLLPTGTLTGLITDAEGNPAQTSVVAHEVDGDGNYNTSTGADGRFSLTVPAGRWRVELNVHQWVPGKIDEAAGRIFRVAAGQSVEVNDSLRPTGALRVELRTGSSGVDQYAFALWHGGTKVAFANGTNVGSRTFEDLLPGDYLFSYDEYFAPGTLRIENAVPVKVRAGGTRTLEVAHPARSTLSGRVTLPTGEPAPQLYVQADVIADGVYQRHTVQTGTDGEWQMTDVFPESYRITLTNSSRELSQDGGEVTVAAGGSASVNSTWHTGGSLIVTAVDATTGAPVSNYCVAVVAKFGDFCTQGSAVTVAGLAAGPTLVTLNMLGGSDYLGKKDVPVTIPADGRATLTIPVEIGGRFNARVVNRATGTTAGESVCFYAVLPGTGGTSERASACTNKQGVGTSGTLAPGTYQLFVKPPDGSAYGAQWFTPEGGTGDQRQATKINIRAGKTTRLGTIQLDPAGSVTGVVRDPAGQPVEHVEVGVTAFEIPRSELVPEGTDKEGRYTVRNLGPYAWPLLFTPIADLPRQWSGATGNRFQAETVPVTSGATSTYDTTLSAGAKVTGTVTVTPGDTAWSGGRLKARGVTSGDLLAVADVPGQGGVYEFRVIGDGPVNLEWYLADPVTKSTGWYDGNPVRVPANGRKQLDLTIG from the coding sequence ATGCTCAAAAGACTCTTGTCCGCCGGCCTTTTCGCCGTCGGTCTGATCCTCGTCGTCCCGGCCACGCAGGCGTCGGCCGCCCAGATCTCCGGGCCGCTCGAGCCGCAGACCGGCACGGTCCGGGGCGTCTTCACCGACCGATCCGGCAACCCGATCGTCCACGCGTCGGTCTCCACCAGCAGCCTGACCTATAACCACTGGCAGCGTTCGGCCTACACGGACGCGCAGGGGCGCTACCAGATGGATGACGTGCCGGCCGGCCCGGTCACGATCTATTTCTCGGACGGCACCATCTCGCAGTACGCCCCCGGCAAGCCGAACGCGGACGAGGCCCAGCGCTACACCGTGGTGCCGGGCCTGGCCACGGTGGTCGACGAGCGCCAGGTCCCGACCGGCACGGTCCAGGGCCGACTCACCGACCAGACCGGCAACCCGGTCGCGCAGGCGTCGGTGTATCTCGACGCCGAGCCCTACTCCTACTTCGCGTCGGGCGCCACGACCGACGCCGACGGCCGCTACTCCATCACGCATGTGCCGGCCGGCGAGGTCACCCTGCAGTTCGTGAAGTTCCCGTTCCGCGTGTGGGCACACCAGGAGCATGGCCAGGCCGCCGCCAAGAGGTTCACCCTGCGCGGCAACCAGACGCTGACCGTGGATGAGAGCCTGTTGCCGACCGGCACCCTGACCGGGCTGATCACCGATGCGGAGGGCAACCCGGCCCAGACCAGCGTCGTGGCACACGAGGTTGACGGCGACGGCAACTACAACACCAGCACCGGGGCGGACGGCCGGTTCTCGCTCACCGTGCCCGCCGGGCGCTGGCGGGTCGAGCTCAACGTCCACCAGTGGGTGCCCGGGAAGATCGACGAGGCGGCGGGCAGGATCTTCAGGGTGGCTGCCGGGCAGTCCGTCGAGGTGAACGACTCGCTCCGGCCGACCGGCGCGCTGCGCGTCGAGCTGCGGACCGGCAGCAGCGGGGTCGACCAGTACGCGTTCGCCCTCTGGCACGGCGGCACGAAGGTCGCGTTCGCGAACGGCACCAACGTTGGCTCCCGCACCTTCGAGGACCTCCTGCCGGGCGACTACCTGTTTAGCTACGACGAGTACTTCGCCCCCGGCACGCTCCGGATCGAGAACGCCGTTCCGGTCAAGGTCCGGGCCGGAGGGACCAGGACGCTGGAGGTGGCGCACCCGGCGCGGTCCACGCTCTCGGGCCGGGTGACTCTGCCCACCGGCGAGCCGGCGCCCCAGCTCTACGTGCAGGCGGACGTGATCGCCGACGGCGTGTACCAGCGCCACACCGTCCAGACGGGTACGGACGGTGAGTGGCAGATGACCGACGTGTTCCCGGAGTCGTACCGGATCACGCTCACCAACTCGTCCCGTGAGCTCTCCCAGGACGGCGGCGAGGTGACCGTGGCGGCGGGCGGTTCGGCGTCGGTGAACTCGACGTGGCATACCGGCGGCTCGCTCATCGTCACCGCGGTGGACGCCACCACCGGCGCTCCGGTCAGCAACTACTGCGTCGCGGTGGTCGCGAAGTTCGGCGACTTCTGCACGCAGGGCTCGGCGGTGACCGTAGCGGGACTCGCTGCGGGCCCGACCTTGGTCACGCTGAACATGCTGGGCGGCAGCGACTACCTCGGCAAGAAGGACGTACCGGTCACCATCCCGGCCGACGGGCGGGCCACGCTGACCATCCCGGTCGAGATCGGCGGCCGGTTCAACGCGCGAGTGGTCAACCGTGCGACGGGGACGACGGCGGGTGAGAGCGTGTGCTTCTACGCCGTACTGCCAGGCACGGGTGGCACCAGCGAGCGCGCATCCGCCTGCACCAACAAGCAGGGCGTGGGCACCAGCGGTACCTTGGCGCCGGGCACCTACCAACTGTTCGTCAAGCCACCGGACGGCAGCGCGTACGGGGCGCAGTGGTTCACCCCGGAGGGCGGCACCGGCGACCAGAGGCAGGCCACCAAGATCAACATCAGGGCGGGCAAGACCACTCGGCTCGGCACGATCCAGTTGGACCCGGCCGGGTCGGTCACCGGCGTGGTGCGTGACCCGGCCGGCCAGCCGGTGGAGCACGTCGAGGTCGGTGTCACGGCCTTCGAGATTCCCCGGTCGGAACTCGTCCCCGAGGGCACGGACAAAGAGGGCAGGTACACGGTCAGGAACCTGGGGCCGTACGCGTGGCCCCTGCTCTTCACGCCGATCGCCGATCTGCCGCGGCAGTGGTCCGGCGCGACCGGCAACCGGTTCCAGGCCGAGACGGTGCCGGTCACCAGCGGCGCGACCAGTACCTATGACACCACGCTGTCGGCGGGTGCCAAGGTCACTGGCACGGTCACCGTCACACCGGGCGACACCGCCTGGAGCGGCGGCCGGCTGAAGGCACGCGGCGTGACCAGCGGCGACCTGCTCGCCGTCGCTGACGTGCCCGGTCAGGGCGGCGTCTACGAATTCCGGGTGATCGGCGACGGCCCGGTCAACCTGGAGTGGTACCTGGCCGACCCGGTGACCAAGTCGACCGGTTGGTACGACGGGAACCCGGTGCGGGTACCCGCGAACGGCCGCAAGCAGCTCGACCTGACCATCGGCTGA
- a CDS encoding sulfite exporter TauE/SafE family protein, which yields MRKILLLALVGLGAQLVDGSLGMAYGVTSTTLLLAVGVHAAAASATVHLAEIGTTLASGAAHWRFGNIDTKVVARIGIPGAIGAFAGATFLSSLSTDAAAPIMSLILLTLGSYLLVRFTTFGLPQDNVDKPLRKRFLGPLGLLAGFVDATGGGGWGPIGTPAILASGRLEPRKVIGSIDTSEFLVAVAASLGFLVGIGAENINFGWVTALLIGGVVAAPVAAWLVRKVPPRVLGSAVGGMIVLTNSRTLLHSDWFDAAVTVRYGCYTVVCAVWAAAVAHSIRQHLMEQRRQPVAIGSDSEPRSS from the coding sequence ATGCGCAAAATTCTTCTACTGGCCCTGGTCGGTCTCGGCGCCCAACTGGTCGACGGCAGCCTCGGCATGGCCTACGGCGTGACCTCGACGACCCTGCTGCTCGCCGTCGGCGTCCATGCCGCCGCCGCCTCGGCCACCGTGCACCTCGCCGAGATCGGCACCACCCTCGCCTCGGGTGCCGCCCACTGGCGATTTGGCAACATCGACACGAAGGTCGTCGCCCGGATCGGGATTCCGGGCGCGATCGGCGCCTTCGCCGGCGCAACCTTCCTGTCCAGCCTCTCCACCGACGCGGCGGCCCCGATCATGTCGCTGATCCTGCTCACCCTCGGCAGCTACCTCCTGGTCCGCTTCACCACCTTTGGTCTGCCGCAGGACAACGTGGACAAGCCGCTTCGCAAGCGATTCCTCGGTCCGCTGGGCCTGCTCGCCGGCTTTGTTGATGCCACCGGTGGCGGTGGCTGGGGCCCCATCGGCACCCCGGCGATCCTGGCCAGCGGCAGGCTCGAACCACGCAAGGTCATTGGGTCGATCGACACCAGCGAGTTCCTGGTCGCCGTCGCGGCGAGCCTCGGTTTCCTGGTCGGGATCGGTGCGGAGAACATCAACTTCGGCTGGGTCACCGCGCTGCTCATCGGCGGGGTGGTCGCCGCGCCGGTGGCGGCCTGGCTCGTACGCAAGGTCCCGCCCCGGGTGCTCGGCTCCGCGGTCGGCGGCATGATCGTTCTGACCAACAGTCGAACCCTGCTTCACAGCGACTGGTTCGATGCTGCGGTCACCGTCCGTTATGGCTGTTACACGGTTGTCTGCGCGGTATGGGCGGCCGCCGTGGCCCACTCGATCCGTCAACACCTGATGGAGCAGCGGCGGCAACCGGTCGCGATCGGTAGCGACTCGGAGCCTCGATCCAGTTGA